The following proteins come from a genomic window of Methanocella conradii HZ254:
- a CDS encoding helix-hairpin-helix domain-containing protein, whose amino-acid sequence MGEKCFSLSERIKILSAGTKYDSCNQTVVCHTFTPDGRCIQLYKTLMTNRCLGECLYCPNRCGREVARTSLAPDEIARITWDLYRRNAIEGLFLSSGIVGDPEKTTQKQLEVLKLLRGQGFKGYIHVRLMPGIPRDMLREVSLYANKFGVNAETTCESRYDEICPNFDYRNDILDRLKWTHEFVLKRRKEVHYGEGIVGANDTQFVVGASGEPDKEIIHTIDRFKADYGLRRPYFMSFDPVPGTPLSSNRPSPVWREARLYQVSYLLKDYGLRAKDLDIILDDKGFLPDEDPKLLLAHHNRDIFPVDVNEAPYEDLIKVPGIGPATAHRIIASRPIEGYAELASIGVVLKRARPFIKVKSRLQTRLEAFA is encoded by the coding sequence ATGGGAGAGAAATGCTTCTCGCTGTCCGAGCGTATCAAGATACTGTCGGCGGGCACTAAGTACGATAGCTGCAACCAGACCGTCGTGTGCCATACCTTTACGCCAGATGGGCGCTGTATTCAGCTTTATAAGACTCTGATGACCAACCGGTGTCTGGGCGAGTGCCTCTACTGCCCCAACAGGTGTGGCCGTGAAGTCGCCCGCACGTCGCTGGCTCCCGATGAGATCGCCCGCATCACCTGGGACCTCTACCGCCGCAACGCTATCGAGGGGTTGTTCTTATCATCCGGGATCGTCGGCGACCCTGAAAAGACCACGCAAAAACAGCTAGAAGTGCTCAAGCTGCTCCGCGGCCAGGGGTTCAAGGGCTACATACACGTCCGCCTCATGCCCGGCATACCCAGGGACATGCTCAGGGAAGTCTCGCTATATGCCAACAAGTTTGGCGTGAACGCCGAGACGACCTGCGAGTCCAGGTACGATGAGATATGCCCCAACTTTGACTATAGGAATGATATCCTTGATAGGCTTAAGTGGACCCACGAGTTCGTGCTCAAGAGGAGAAAGGAGGTACACTATGGGGAGGGGATTGTGGGCGCGAATGATACCCAGTTTGTGGTGGGCGCATCTGGAGAGCCTGACAAAGAGATCATTCACACAATCGACCGCTTTAAGGCGGACTATGGGCTGCGTAGGCCTTACTTCATGAGCTTCGACCCGGTGCCAGGGACGCCCCTCTCTTCGAATAGGCCATCGCCGGTGTGGCGTGAGGCCAGGCTGTACCAGGTCTCTTATTTGCTAAAGGATTACGGCCTCAGGGCTAAAGACCTCGATATTATACTGGATGATAAAGGGTTTCTGCCCGACGAGGACCCAAAGCTATTGCTGGCCCATCATAACAGGGATATTTTCCCTGTAGACGTGAACGAAGCCCCATATGAAGACCTGATAAAGGTCCCGGGCATCGGTCCCGCAACGGCCCATCGCATCATCGCCAGCCGCCCCATAGAGGGCTACGCTGAGCTGGCAAGCATCGGCGTCGTCCTGAAGAGGGCACGGCCCTTCATAAAAGTAAAAAGCAGGCTACAAACGAGGCTGGAGGCGTTCGCGTGA